One window of Phycisphaeraceae bacterium genomic DNA carries:
- the thiC gene encoding phosphomethylpyrimidine synthase ThiC → MPAPSTKTAWDFLPDGWSIVKADSHDTGCSGHNHAEIGQFIRCVAPDGFRPVTQLENARLGIITPEMQRVAAREPHLTAAQIRDEVAAGRMVIPANIHHLKYNLDPMCIGRASKTKVNANMGASPVSSGTEEEVEKLKWAERWGADTVMDLSTGGDLDACREAILQNATVPIGTVPIYSMIIGRKLEDLDNQIILSTIEHQALQGVDYMTIHAGVLRAHLKYVKQRLIGIVSRGGSLFAKWMLVHGKENPMYTLWDDICELLRKHDVTFSIGDGMRPGGLADATDDAQLAELETIAELTERAWRHGVQVMVEGPGHVPFDQIEFNAKLQRTLCHGAPFYVLGPLVTDVFPGYDHITSAIGATSIAYHGASMLCYVTPKEHLGLPKKGDVKEGCIAYKIAAHAADVALGIPNTRDWDDDLTRARAALNWEKHFDLAFDPDTARAYHDEDLDVDTDFCAMCGHDWCSVRISKEIQEFASGKADGFERMGGKDGLTAGAPMKSAAITDEQRRILETRGYLNPDEIHKLASKTRKAVGADAHKASCHSDYVDKDEAKRVQEVKVVQLNTAPAHNIPSHDSVI, encoded by the coding sequence ATGCCTGCGCCAAGCACAAAGACCGCGTGGGACTTCCTTCCTGATGGCTGGTCAATCGTCAAAGCAGACTCGCACGATACCGGGTGTTCAGGACACAACCACGCGGAGATCGGCCAGTTCATCCGATGCGTCGCACCCGATGGATTCAGACCTGTCACCCAGCTCGAGAATGCACGCCTCGGCATCATCACCCCCGAGATGCAGCGTGTTGCTGCACGCGAGCCGCATCTTACCGCTGCACAGATCCGCGACGAGGTGGCAGCCGGACGCATGGTCATCCCCGCAAATATCCACCATCTCAAGTACAACCTCGATCCGATGTGCATCGGACGTGCAAGCAAGACCAAGGTCAACGCGAACATGGGTGCATCCCCCGTCTCGTCGGGCACCGAAGAGGAAGTCGAGAAACTGAAATGGGCCGAGCGCTGGGGCGCAGACACCGTCATGGATCTCTCCACCGGCGGCGATCTCGATGCCTGCCGCGAAGCGATCCTGCAGAACGCCACCGTGCCAATCGGCACCGTGCCTATCTACTCCATGATCATCGGGCGCAAGCTCGAAGACCTGGATAATCAGATTATCCTCTCAACAATCGAGCATCAGGCACTGCAGGGCGTCGACTACATGACCATCCATGCGGGCGTGCTCCGCGCACATCTCAAGTACGTCAAGCAGCGCCTCATCGGCATCGTCTCGCGCGGCGGCTCACTTTTTGCAAAGTGGATGCTCGTGCATGGCAAAGAAAACCCGATGTACACACTGTGGGACGACATCTGCGAGCTTCTGCGGAAGCACGATGTCACATTCTCTATCGGCGACGGCATGCGCCCCGGCGGACTCGCGGACGCGACCGACGACGCGCAGCTTGCCGAGCTTGAAACCATCGCAGAACTTACCGAGCGCGCGTGGCGCCATGGCGTGCAGGTCATGGTCGAGGGGCCGGGTCACGTCCCGTTCGATCAGATCGAGTTCAACGCAAAGCTCCAGCGCACGCTCTGCCACGGCGCACCGTTCTACGTGCTCGGCCCGCTCGTCACCGATGTCTTCCCCGGGTACGACCACATCACCAGCGCCATCGGCGCAACATCGATCGCGTATCACGGCGCATCCATGCTCTGCTATGTCACACCAAAGGAGCATCTGGGTCTGCCAAAGAAAGGCGATGTCAAGGAAGGATGTATCGCGTACAAGATTGCTGCACACGCTGCCGATGTCGCGCTGGGCATCCCCAACACACGCGACTGGGACGACGACCTGACGCGCGCACGCGCTGCGCTCAACTGGGAGAAACACTTCGACCTGGCGTTCGATCCGGACACAGCTCGCGCATACCACGACGAAGATCTTGATGTCGATACAGATTTCTGCGCGATGTGCGGGCACGACTGGTGCTCCGTGCGTATCTCCAAGGAGATCCAGGAGTTTGCATCGGGCAAAGCCGACGGGTTTGAGCGCATGGGCGGAAAGGACGGATTGACCGCAGGGGCACCAATGAAATCCGCAGCGATCACCGACGAGCAGCGGCGCATCCTCGAAACGCGCGGATACCTGAACCCGGACGAAATCCACAAGCTCGCGTCAAAGACACGCAAAGCGGTTGGTGCCGATGCCCATAAAGCATCGTGCCACTCCGATTACGTCGACAAGGACGAAGCAAAGCGAGTGCAGGAAGTCAAAGTCGTGCAACTGAACACAGCCCCAGCGCACAATATCCCATCGCATGATTCGGTGATCTGA
- a CDS encoding DinB family protein, with amino-acid sequence MHHALSGDIYDIALGHNAWAIGRVLEMSRPLTTDQFHQRFPIGPGSLHDTCTHMIGAMLRWADRISGRDLRPSIEKNPAPNPGEIMARRTIDELLALRDQARDDFASVVAEVRAKNRLGDLMEITLPSDTGTETYRFTYAAAILHLTNHGMHHRAQCLNMFRHLGMTDLPDLDELEWQVAGQPE; translated from the coding sequence ATGCATCACGCGCTTTCTGGTGACATCTACGATATCGCGCTCGGGCACAACGCCTGGGCGATCGGTCGCGTGCTGGAAATGTCGCGACCACTCACAACCGACCAGTTCCATCAGCGATTTCCCATCGGTCCGGGGAGTCTGCACGACACATGCACGCACATGATCGGCGCCATGCTCCGTTGGGCAGATCGCATCTCGGGCAGAGACCTCCGCCCGAGCATCGAGAAGAACCCCGCTCCCAATCCGGGCGAGATCATGGCACGACGCACAATCGATGAGTTGCTCGCACTCCGCGATCAGGCACGCGACGACTTTGCCTCGGTTGTCGCTGAGGTCCGCGCAAAGAACAGACTCGGCGACCTCATGGAGATCACACTCCCGAGCGATACCGGCACCGAGACATACCGTTTCACATACGCAGCCGCCATTCTGCATCTGACAAACCACGGCATGCACCATCGTGCGCAGTGCCTGAACATGTTCCGCCATCTCGGCATGACCGATCTGCCCGACCTCGACGAACTTGAGTGGCAGGTCGCGGGACAGCCGGAGTAA
- a CDS encoding bifunctional 5,10-methylenetetrahydrofolate dehydrogenase/5,10-methenyltetrahydrofolate cyclohydrolase — MSSPIATPNRSPAQIIDGRGLAASYREQIRTSVADIRSRGGVVRLDAVLVDSGDSGARVYAESQARTCGELGIDYRLHKLPAGASFDDIAGRVLLLSSDERVHAIMVHVPLPDGVDAYEVQRRIAPEKDVEGVNPANIGNVVYGRSSLAPCTALATVEMVRSTGIELRGKRAVVIGASDVVGKPIAVLLMREDTTVVSCNKWTDGLKDLARSADVLVAAAGVPGLVTADMVKPGAVVVDVGVNRVVDTAGNKRTVGDVAFDEVLPIAGWLSPVPGGVGPMTVAMLLSNVVASARQQFHAQSDG, encoded by the coding sequence ATGAGCAGTCCGATTGCAACCCCCAACCGTTCTCCAGCTCAAATAATTGACGGTCGAGGTCTTGCGGCCTCGTACCGCGAGCAAATTCGGACCAGTGTTGCAGATATTCGATCCCGTGGCGGTGTCGTTCGACTTGATGCCGTCTTGGTGGATTCGGGTGATTCTGGAGCCCGTGTGTACGCAGAAAGTCAGGCACGTACCTGTGGAGAACTTGGTATTGATTATCGGCTCCACAAGCTCCCAGCGGGCGCGAGCTTTGACGATATCGCAGGCAGAGTGCTGCTGCTGTCCTCGGATGAGCGTGTCCACGCGATCATGGTGCATGTGCCGCTGCCCGACGGCGTTGATGCGTACGAAGTACAGCGGCGCATTGCGCCAGAAAAAGATGTTGAGGGTGTAAACCCGGCCAACATAGGAAATGTTGTGTATGGCAGGTCGAGTCTGGCACCATGTACAGCACTTGCGACAGTGGAGATGGTCCGATCGACAGGCATCGAACTTCGCGGGAAACGTGCGGTTGTCATCGGTGCGAGCGATGTCGTCGGAAAGCCCATTGCAGTGCTTCTGATGCGTGAGGACACAACTGTGGTGTCGTGCAACAAGTGGACGGACGGGCTGAAGGATCTTGCTCGATCGGCAGATGTGTTGGTCGCAGCAGCTGGTGTTCCCGGACTGGTGACAGCCGACATGGTCAAGCCGGGAGCGGTCGTGGTTGATGTGGGCGTGAACAGAGTGGTTGATACTGCTGGCAACAAACGGACAGTTGGTGACGTTGCATTTGATGAGGTGCTGCCGATCGCCGGTTGGTTGAGCCCGGTGCCAGGTGGTGTTGGTCCCATGACAGTGGCAATGCTGCTGAGCAATGTTGTGGCTTCAGCACGTCAGCAGTTTCACGCACAGAGCGACGGATGA
- a CDS encoding twin-arginine translocase TatA/TatE family subunit has product MTTLALFGQFGYLEIGAILLIGLLLFGKRLPEVGRSLGKSIVEFKKGIKGIEDEIESESRAVRTPPSRIETSNDDRTVSRDAAQSKIADSTSV; this is encoded by the coding sequence ATGACGACTTTGGCGTTGTTTGGACAGTTTGGATATCTTGAGATCGGAGCGATTTTGCTGATTGGCTTGCTGTTGTTCGGCAAGCGTCTGCCCGAAGTCGGCCGAAGTCTCGGTAAGTCGATTGTTGAGTTCAAGAAGGGCATCAAGGGCATTGAGGACGAGATCGAGAGCGAGTCGCGTGCCGTACGCACACCTCCATCTCGTATTGAAACCTCGAATGACGATCGCACAGTCAGCCGCGATGCTGCCCAGTCCAAGATTGCCGATTCGACCAGCGTTTGA